The following are encoded together in the Flavihumibacter fluvii genome:
- a CDS encoding anthranilate synthase component I family protein, with translation MRKIRIETDVKQMLADIFTPVGIYLRLRDRFRDTILLESTDHHAADNSYSFIGINAIAGMEISSTRQLEYKFPGQKPEKMTISDPAKVPDQLWDFMQQFELAPAFHKAARFAQGLYGYTTYDAVQFFDSVAFNDKDHGAIIPLMRYRLYQYVIAINHFKDELYLCENKIEGLESDSAVVESLIRSKDVPVFPFRIIGSEEANMTDESYMDMVKKGMASCLRGDVFQIVLSRRFRQAFQGDEFNVYRALRSINPSPYLFFFDYGDYKLMGSSPEAQLIIANGKAVVHPIAGTYKRSGDDTVDQLETEKLLKDAKENAEHVMLVDLARNDLSRLCDAVQVTHYRQVQYFSHVIHLVSEVTGRVRPGTNPFLLIAKTFPAGTLSGAPKIRAMQLIDHFEPTTRSYYGGAIGFMGFDGSCNHAIMIRTFLSKQNTLTYQAGAGVVAASNPASELAEVNNKLGALKKALELAKEI, from the coding sequence ATGAGAAAGATCAGGATTGAAACGGACGTTAAACAGATGCTGGCAGATATATTCACGCCGGTAGGCATTTACCTGCGGCTACGGGACAGGTTCCGGGATACTATATTGCTGGAAAGTACCGATCACCATGCGGCTGATAATAGTTATTCCTTTATCGGTATCAATGCCATTGCCGGCATGGAAATCAGTTCAACCCGCCAGCTGGAATACAAGTTTCCCGGACAAAAACCGGAGAAAATGACGATCAGCGATCCTGCTAAAGTGCCCGACCAGTTATGGGATTTTATGCAGCAGTTTGAACTTGCCCCAGCTTTCCATAAGGCTGCACGGTTTGCCCAGGGCTTGTATGGTTATACAACATATGATGCTGTACAGTTTTTTGATAGTGTTGCATTCAATGACAAAGACCATGGGGCAATTATCCCATTAATGCGGTACAGGCTTTACCAGTATGTTATAGCGATCAATCATTTCAAAGATGAACTGTACCTCTGTGAAAACAAGATTGAAGGGTTGGAATCAGACAGTGCGGTAGTAGAATCCCTGATACGTAGTAAGGATGTACCCGTTTTCCCATTCCGGATCATTGGTTCAGAAGAGGCGAATATGACTGATGAATCATACATGGATATGGTTAAAAAAGGAATGGCCAGTTGTTTGCGTGGTGATGTATTCCAGATTGTACTAAGCAGGCGTTTTCGTCAGGCCTTCCAGGGCGATGAGTTCAATGTTTACCGGGCATTAAGAAGCATTAATCCTTCTCCATATCTGTTCTTTTTTGACTATGGCGATTATAAACTGATGGGCTCATCTCCTGAGGCACAATTGATCATTGCCAATGGAAAAGCTGTGGTACACCCAATTGCAGGTACCTATAAAAGAAGTGGCGATGATACAGTAGATCAGCTGGAAACAGAAAAATTACTTAAAGATGCCAAGGAAAATGCTGAACATGTGATGTTGGTTGATCTTGCCCGGAATGACCTGAGCCGGCTCTGTGATGCAGTGCAGGTTACACACTACCGGCAGGTACAGTATTTTTCACATGTTATTCATTTAGTGAGTGAAGTGACAGGAAGGGTTCGCCCGGGTACCAATCCGTTTTTACTCATCGCAAAAACATTTCCGGCCGGAACACTGAGTGGTGCTCCAAAAATCCGGGCTATGCAACTAATTGATCACTTTGAGCCAACTACCCGAAGTTATTATGGCGGGGCCATCGGGTTTATGGGTTTTGATGGCAGTTGTAACCATGCCATTATGATCAGGACTTTCCTGAGCAAACAAAATACACTTACCTACCAGGCCGGAGCTGGTGTGGTGGCCGCAAGTAATCCGGCCAGCGAATTAGCAGAAGTCAATAACAAATTAGGTGCCTTGAAAAAAGCCCTTGAACTGGCCAAAGAAATCTGA
- a CDS encoding anthranilate synthase component II — MKILVFDNYDSFTYNLVHLVKKIIGEDVEVFRNDQIPLEEVSRFDKIILSPGPGIPEEAGLLLPLIKAYASSKSILGVCLGHQAIGQAFGGTLVNLANVYHGVATPIMVEPDRKMSSNDVFQGLPPTIEVGRYHSWVISDENFPDELEVTARDSGGQIMALRHNTYDVQGVQFHPESVLTPDGERMMRNWLKS, encoded by the coding sequence ATGAAGATCCTAGTATTCGATAATTACGACTCATTTACGTATAACCTGGTACACCTTGTCAAAAAAATCATTGGTGAGGATGTGGAGGTTTTCCGCAATGACCAGATCCCACTGGAAGAAGTATCCCGGTTTGATAAGATCATTTTATCTCCCGGACCTGGTATCCCTGAGGAAGCCGGACTGTTATTACCCCTGATAAAAGCATATGCATCCAGTAAATCGATACTGGGAGTTTGTTTGGGGCATCAGGCAATCGGCCAGGCTTTTGGGGGAACCCTGGTGAACCTTGCAAATGTTTACCATGGCGTGGCAACGCCTATCATGGTGGAGCCTGATCGGAAAATGAGCAGCAATGATGTATTTCAGGGATTACCGCCAACCATTGAAGTAGGCCGGTATCATTCCTGGGTAATCAGCGATGAAAATTTCCCTGATGAATTGGAAGTCACAGCCCGGGATTCAGGCGGGCAGATCATGGCACTCAGGCATAACACGTATGATGTACAGGGTGTGCAATTCCATCCTGAAAGCGTATTGACTCCGGATGGGGAAAGAATGATGCGGAATTGGCTTAAATCGTGA
- the trpD gene encoding anthranilate phosphoribosyltransferase codes for MKKILQFLFEHKSLSREMAKEVLFNIGKGQFNEHEITAFMTVYLMRSVTIEELQGFRDALLELCVPVNFNGERVLDIVGTGGDGKNTFNISTLACFIVAGTGQKVAKHGNYGASSISGASNVMEQLGYKFKNSNEALQRELDAADICFLHAPLFHPALKVVGPIRKNLGMRTFFNMLGPMVNPADPAFQLVGVYNLEMARIYNYLLQQTGRQFTIIHSLDGYDEISLTSDTKVITNSGEQIFTPEQLGKRMVNASDIYGGNTVEESAKLFRIILDGKGSWAQNAVVLANAGMALHSTGSYTNYDNAYAAAVESLESGRAKAALDKLIQVQ; via the coding sequence ATGAAAAAGATTTTACAGTTTTTATTTGAGCATAAATCCCTGTCAAGGGAAATGGCAAAGGAAGTACTCTTCAATATTGGCAAAGGGCAGTTCAACGAACACGAGATTACCGCATTCATGACGGTGTACCTTATGCGCAGTGTAACTATTGAAGAATTACAGGGCTTCAGGGATGCTTTGCTGGAATTGTGTGTTCCTGTGAATTTCAATGGTGAAAGGGTGTTGGATATCGTGGGAACCGGCGGTGATGGCAAGAATACATTTAATATTTCCACCCTGGCCTGTTTTATTGTAGCGGGAACCGGGCAAAAAGTTGCCAAACATGGCAATTACGGAGCGTCTTCCATTAGCGGTGCATCAAATGTTATGGAACAATTGGGGTACAAATTCAAAAACAGCAATGAAGCCCTTCAACGCGAATTGGATGCTGCTGATATTTGTTTCCTGCATGCCCCATTGTTTCACCCGGCATTAAAAGTGGTAGGTCCAATCCGGAAAAACCTAGGTATGCGAACTTTTTTTAATATGCTCGGACCTATGGTAAACCCAGCTGATCCTGCTTTCCAGTTGGTAGGCGTATATAACCTCGAAATGGCGCGTATTTACAATTACCTATTACAACAAACCGGCCGGCAATTTACCATTATTCATAGCCTCGATGGATACGATGAAATCTCATTGACCAGCGATACCAAGGTGATTACGAATTCCGGTGAACAAATATTTACCCCCGAACAATTGGGCAAGCGTATGGTTAATGCTTCCGATATTTACGGTGGCAATACGGTAGAAGAATCGGCGAAATTATTCCGTATTATCCTGGATGGAAAAGGAAGCTGGGCGCAGAATGCAGTTGTGCTGGCCAACGCAGGCATGGCTTTGCATAGTACTGGTTCCTATACTAATTATGATAATGCATACGCTGCAGCTGTAGAAAGCCTCGAAAGCGGCAGGGCAAAGGCTGCATTGGATAAACTAATTCAAGTTCAATGA
- the trpC gene encoding indole-3-glycerol phosphate synthase TrpC: MNILDTIIAAKRIEVAGRKLQLPVSLLEKSAGFKRQKISLEQFLLDDNRTGIIAEFKRRSPSKGIINANADVVEVTRAYAENGASALSVLTDELFFGGSTADLEAARINQIPILRKDFIIDEYQLVEAKSMGADVILLIAACLSPGEVKFLARAATDLGLEVLLELHDNDELGHVNEFTPIVGINNRNLKTFTVDIDRSLSMASLLPANTVKVAESGIDKVDNIKLFRENGFRGFLMGEFFMKSPDPGEAFRHFVHQLKTASL; the protein is encoded by the coding sequence ATGAATATCCTAGATACAATAATAGCCGCAAAACGAATTGAAGTGGCCGGCCGGAAGTTACAATTACCGGTTTCTTTGCTTGAAAAATCAGCGGGATTTAAGCGCCAGAAAATTTCCCTGGAGCAATTTTTATTGGATGATAACCGAACGGGCATTATTGCTGAATTCAAAAGACGGTCCCCTTCCAAAGGTATTATCAATGCAAACGCTGATGTGGTCGAAGTTACCCGGGCCTATGCTGAAAATGGCGCTTCGGCTTTATCCGTTTTAACAGATGAACTGTTTTTTGGCGGGTCGACTGCAGACCTGGAAGCTGCCCGGATTAACCAGATTCCAATACTCCGAAAGGATTTTATCATAGATGAGTACCAGCTGGTTGAAGCTAAATCAATGGGTGCTGATGTGATTCTGCTCATCGCCGCCTGCCTGTCACCAGGAGAAGTGAAATTCCTTGCCAGGGCCGCTACCGACCTTGGCCTTGAAGTTTTGCTGGAATTACATGATAATGATGAACTGGGCCATGTGAATGAGTTTACACCAATTGTGGGCATCAATAATCGAAATTTAAAGACCTTTACCGTGGATATCGACAGGAGCCTGTCCATGGCATCATTGCTTCCGGCAAATACCGTAAAGGTTGCTGAAAGCGGAATTGATAAAGTGGATAACATTAAATTGTTTCGCGAAAATGGTTTCCGGGGATTTCTGATGGGGGAATTCTTTATGAAGTCTCCTGATCCGGGTGAGGCTTTCCGTCATTTCGTACATCAATTGAAAACGGCATCTTTATAA
- a CDS encoding phosphoribosylanthranilate isomerase — protein MRVKVCGMTQLNQVDQLEKLGATFAGFIFYPRSPRYVLRYMTTTQLKKENNINKVGVFVNAGADEVLQMVDECRLHMVQLHGDETPKYCEKISDYVSVVKAFRLSDNDSIEWMVKPYMDVCDMFLFDTMGVGYGGTGKKFDWNLLNNQKIGKPYFLSGGIEPNDETALKEFSKSDAAKGLFAIDINSQFESSPGVKDLDKVSKFISRIL, from the coding sequence ATGAGAGTAAAAGTTTGCGGGATGACCCAGTTAAACCAGGTGGATCAATTGGAGAAACTGGGCGCCACATTTGCAGGATTCATTTTTTATCCAAGGAGTCCGCGATATGTTTTAAGGTATATGACAACTACCCAATTGAAAAAGGAGAATAATATTAATAAAGTAGGTGTTTTTGTAAATGCAGGTGCTGATGAGGTTTTGCAGATGGTGGATGAATGCCGTTTGCATATGGTTCAGTTGCATGGTGATGAAACACCAAAATACTGCGAGAAGATATCCGACTATGTTTCTGTCGTAAAAGCTTTTCGGTTAAGCGACAATGATAGCATCGAATGGATGGTTAAACCCTACATGGATGTATGTGACATGTTCCTGTTTGATACCATGGGTGTAGGTTATGGCGGAACAGGAAAAAAATTCGACTGGAACCTGCTGAATAACCAAAAAATCGGTAAGCCCTATTTCCTTAGCGGGGGCATAGAACCGAATGATGAGACAGCGTTAAAGGAATTTTCAAAAAGCGATGCCGCCAAAGGCTTATTTGCCATTGATATCAACAGCCAGTTTGAATCTAGTCCGGGTGTAAAAGACCTAGATAAAGTCAGCAAATTTATTTCGCGGATACTCTGA
- the trpB gene encoding tryptophan synthase subunit beta translates to MDTRMTYQQPNEHGYYGKFGGAYIPEMLHPNVTELQARYLEIMQEPAFQLEFRDLLRDYVGRPTPLYYAKRLSQQFNSNIYLKREDLCHTGAHKINNTIGQILLANRLGKKRIIAETGAGQHGVATATVCALKGVECIVYMGEKDIERQAPNVARMRMLGAKVVPAMSGSKTLKDATNEAIRDWINNAKDTHYIIGSVVGPHPYPDMVARFQSVISEETRWQLKEKTGSELPSHVIACVGGGSNAAGAFYHFLDEMSVQLVAVEAAGHGVNSGLSAATTALGKAGILHGSKSLVMQTEDGQVVEPHSISAGLDYPGIGPLHAHLYESGRGLFLNVTDEEALRAAFDIARLEGIIPALETAHAFAALKQLNLTRKDQLVLCLSGRGDKDLGTYMKQMDMMNA, encoded by the coding sequence ATGGATACCAGAATGACCTACCAGCAGCCCAATGAACACGGATATTACGGGAAATTTGGCGGTGCCTATATCCCTGAAATGTTACACCCCAATGTAACCGAATTGCAGGCGCGTTACCTTGAAATCATGCAGGAGCCGGCGTTCCAGCTGGAATTCCGGGACCTGTTACGTGATTACGTGGGCCGGCCAACCCCGTTATACTATGCAAAAAGGCTTAGCCAGCAATTCAATAGTAATATTTACCTGAAGCGGGAAGACCTTTGCCATACCGGTGCGCATAAGATCAATAATACCATTGGACAAATCCTGCTCGCCAACCGGTTAGGTAAAAAACGCATTATTGCAGAAACAGGTGCCGGCCAGCATGGCGTAGCAACTGCTACTGTTTGTGCTTTGAAGGGCGTGGAATGCATTGTTTATATGGGAGAGAAAGATATCGAAAGGCAAGCCCCGAATGTTGCCCGGATGCGCATGCTCGGTGCAAAGGTTGTTCCTGCAATGAGTGGTAGCAAAACCCTGAAAGATGCTACCAATGAAGCCATTCGCGATTGGATCAATAATGCAAAAGACACCCACTATATCATTGGAAGTGTGGTTGGTCCCCATCCTTATCCTGATATGGTGGCCCGGTTTCAAAGTGTTATCAGTGAAGAAACGCGCTGGCAACTAAAGGAAAAAACGGGCAGTGAATTGCCTTCACATGTCATTGCCTGCGTAGGCGGCGGAAGTAATGCCGCAGGTGCATTCTATCATTTTTTGGATGAAATGAGCGTGCAGCTTGTAGCAGTGGAAGCTGCAGGCCATGGAGTTAACAGTGGCCTGAGCGCAGCAACAACGGCACTTGGCAAAGCGGGTATATTACATGGCAGTAAAAGTCTTGTAATGCAAACAGAGGATGGGCAGGTGGTTGAACCACACAGTATTTCAGCCGGATTGGATTATCCGGGTATAGGACCACTGCACGCACATTTGTATGAAAGTGGAAGAGGGCTTTTCCTGAATGTGACAGACGAAGAAGCGTTACGTGCAGCATTTGATATTGCCCGGCTCGAAGGAATAATACCAGCATTAGAAACAGCCCATGCTTTTGCTGCACTTAAACAGCTGAACCTTACAAGAAAAGATCAGTTGGTGTTGTGCCTTAGTGGCAGGGGCGATAAGGACCTGGGTACCTATATGAAACAAATGGATATGATGAATGCATAA
- the trpA gene encoding tryptophan synthase subunit alpha, protein MSRIKELFAQKNSRVLNVYCTAGYPELNSTLELMEALQANGADLIELGMPYSDPLADGPVIQASSSIALENGMTIAVLFEQLKDFRKNIQVPVILMGYMNPVLQYGFERFCRDAAAVGIDGLILPDLPEFEFETEYGTIIHKYGLDFIFLVTPETTEARVRKLDQLSGGFLYAVSSSSTTGGQKNMTNVSDYLQRLRGYGLHNPVLVGFGIKDKAGFDAACENAQGAIIGSAFIKALEGTDNIQATTKAFMEEVLSIS, encoded by the coding sequence ATGAGTCGGATTAAAGAATTATTTGCACAAAAAAACAGTCGCGTATTAAACGTGTATTGCACTGCCGGGTATCCTGAATTGAATAGTACCCTTGAGTTGATGGAAGCATTACAAGCCAATGGCGCTGACCTGATCGAACTGGGGATGCCATACAGCGATCCCCTGGCTGATGGTCCGGTTATCCAGGCCAGCAGCAGTATCGCACTGGAAAACGGAATGACCATCGCTGTTTTATTTGAGCAATTAAAAGATTTCAGGAAGAACATACAGGTCCCTGTTATCCTGATGGGATACATGAACCCGGTATTACAATATGGGTTTGAAAGGTTTTGCCGCGATGCTGCTGCTGTTGGAATCGATGGATTGATTTTACCAGACCTTCCCGAGTTTGAGTTTGAAACTGAATATGGCACAATCATCCATAAATACGGACTCGATTTTATCTTCCTGGTAACTCCTGAAACTACTGAAGCCCGGGTCCGTAAGCTTGACCAGTTGAGCGGCGGATTTTTATATGCTGTATCATCATCTTCCACTACCGGTGGTCAAAAGAATATGACTAATGTGAGCGATTACCTGCAACGGTTAAGGGGGTATGGACTTCATAATCCGGTCCTGGTTGGTTTTGGTATCAAGGACAAAGCCGGATTTGATGCGGCCTGTGAAAATGCACAGGGAGCTATCATTGGATCCGCATTTATTAAAGCACTGGAGGGTACAGACAATATCCAGGCAACAACAAAAGCATTTATGGAAGAGGTGCTTTCCATTTCATGA
- the hisH gene encoding imidazole glycerol phosphate synthase subunit HisH, with translation MDLAIVKYNAGNIQSVLYALERIGATATVTDDHAILQNADKVIFPGVGEASSAMRYLREKGLDVILKNLQQPVLGICLGMQLMCTWSEENDTTCLGIFDEPVKQFRPTNRNLKVPQIGWNTISSLQSPLFDKIPEDSYCYFVHGYYAALGNQTIAVTDYVQPYSSALQHKNFYGVQFHPEKSAKVGEQILRNFLAI, from the coding sequence ATGGATCTAGCTATAGTTAAATACAATGCCGGTAATATTCAAAGCGTACTGTATGCGCTGGAGAGAATTGGCGCAACAGCAACTGTGACAGATGATCATGCCATTTTGCAGAATGCCGATAAGGTTATTTTTCCTGGTGTAGGTGAGGCCAGCAGTGCTATGCGTTACCTGCGTGAAAAGGGATTAGATGTGATACTGAAAAACCTTCAGCAACCTGTATTGGGAATATGCCTGGGAATGCAATTGATGTGCACCTGGTCAGAAGAAAATGATACCACCTGCCTGGGAATTTTCGATGAGCCGGTAAAACAATTCAGGCCAACAAATCGCAATTTAAAAGTTCCCCAGATAGGTTGGAATACGATCAGTTCATTACAATCTCCTTTATTCGACAAAATTCCTGAAGACAGTTATTGTTATTTTGTCCATGGCTATTATGCAGCACTAGGCAACCAGACTATTGCCGTAACGGATTATGTGCAACCCTATAGTTCTGCCCTACAGCATAAAAATTTTTACGGGGTACAATTTCACCCCGAAAAATCTGCTAAAGTAGGAGAACAGATCCTTAGAAATTTTTTAGCGATTTAA
- a CDS encoding pyridoxal phosphate-dependent decarboxylase family protein: protein MGTQLHEDLRQLPQILQSAMQLGLQYLEGIDQRPTSVQHPNIVWPGLPLDGLGGAGAQQVFEKVFLPAIVASSGPRYWGFVTGGTTPAAIAGDWLSAVFDQNTQSTTGTGDASALLELQTVQLLLDLFGLPGHFMGAFVTGATMANFSGLAVARQWVGQQLQYDIARDGLRKDIKVFAGSPHSSSLKALAMLGIGSKQVVSVPLLHGREAMDTAALQQLLPADPSEPFIIIASAGTVNTVDFDDFEAILSLRKSYNFWLHIDAAFGAFAACSPAHSRLLQGWEHADSITVDFHKWLNVPYDSAMIFTRKEHGRLQMQSFQNSSAPYLGNPEEQFSYLNFVPENSRRFRALPVWFTLMAYGKEGYRVLVEQSIALANDLAAVIVETGYFHMAAPVRLNTVCFSVHPDYTERINQDKLLQYINEEGKVFMTPTNYGGKPCIRAALVNFRTNPEDIGIAIISIKSAVQKILHP, encoded by the coding sequence ATGGGTACACAATTACATGAAGACCTCAGGCAATTACCTCAGATTTTGCAAAGTGCCATGCAACTTGGCCTGCAGTACCTGGAAGGTATCGACCAGCGTCCCACCTCCGTTCAACACCCCAATATAGTTTGGCCCGGACTTCCATTGGATGGTTTAGGAGGTGCTGGTGCGCAACAGGTTTTCGAGAAAGTTTTTTTACCTGCAATTGTAGCATCCTCGGGTCCGCGATATTGGGGTTTTGTAACTGGAGGAACTACACCAGCTGCCATTGCCGGTGACTGGTTGAGTGCTGTCTTTGACCAGAATACCCAAAGTACAACTGGAACTGGCGATGCTTCGGCCTTGCTGGAATTGCAGACGGTACAATTGTTACTGGACCTTTTTGGTTTGCCTGGCCATTTCATGGGGGCATTTGTAACCGGGGCAACAATGGCCAACTTCTCCGGACTCGCTGTAGCCCGGCAATGGGTAGGGCAGCAGCTACAGTATGATATTGCCAGGGACGGTTTAAGAAAAGACATTAAGGTTTTCGCCGGGTCACCTCATTCCAGTTCCTTAAAAGCCCTGGCCATGCTCGGTATAGGAAGTAAACAAGTGGTCAGCGTTCCACTCCTGCATGGCCGTGAAGCAATGGATACCGCAGCTTTACAGCAACTGCTTCCAGCAGATCCATCAGAACCTTTCATTATTATAGCCAGCGCGGGAACTGTGAACACAGTTGATTTTGATGATTTTGAAGCTATACTTTCTTTACGTAAGAGCTATAATTTCTGGTTGCATATTGATGCAGCATTTGGTGCTTTCGCGGCTTGTTCACCTGCGCACTCCCGCTTGCTGCAAGGATGGGAGCATGCGGATAGTATCACCGTTGATTTCCACAAATGGCTGAATGTGCCTTATGACAGCGCCATGATATTCACACGTAAAGAGCATGGAAGGTTGCAAATGCAGAGTTTTCAGAATTCATCTGCACCATACCTTGGGAATCCCGAAGAACAATTCAGTTACCTGAATTTTGTTCCTGAAAATTCGCGCCGTTTCAGGGCTTTGCCAGTCTGGTTCACACTGATGGCATATGGAAAAGAAGGCTATCGTGTTTTAGTAGAACAAAGTATAGCCCTGGCTAATGATTTGGCTGCTGTAATAGTAGAGACCGGTTATTTTCATATGGCGGCACCTGTCAGGCTAAACACAGTTTGTTTTTCAGTACATCCTGATTATACCGAACGGATCAACCAGGATAAATTATTGCAATATATTAATGAAGAAGGCAAGGTCTTTATGACTCCAACAAATTATGGCGGGAAACCATGTATAAGGGCAGCCCTGGTGAATTTCCGCACTAATCCGGAAGATATAGGTATTGCCATTATATCCATAAAATCAGCTGTACAAAAAATTTTACATCCTTAA
- the hisA gene encoding 1-(5-phosphoribosyl)-5-[(5-phosphoribosylamino)methylideneamino]imidazole-4-carboxamide isomerase: protein MEIIPAIDIIDGKCVRLIQGDYELKTVYNEHPLEVAKAFEGAGLKRLHLVDLDGAKAGTVKNWKVLESIAGKTKLVIDFGGGIKELNDVNIVFESGASLATIGSMAVKSEDRFVQWLQQFGAHRFLLGADVREEKIAVGGWLETTNIWIYDFLRKYIDHGVQQVFCTDVSKDGKLEGPALELYRNILAEFPKLQFIASGGVSKIDDLYQLADIGCSGAIVGKAIYENRISLADLTQFR, encoded by the coding sequence ATGGAAATAATACCTGCAATAGATATCATAGATGGAAAATGTGTCCGGTTAATCCAGGGTGATTATGAACTGAAAACCGTGTACAATGAGCATCCGCTGGAAGTGGCTAAAGCGTTTGAAGGTGCCGGCCTGAAAAGGTTACACCTTGTAGACCTGGATGGTGCCAAAGCCGGGACAGTTAAGAACTGGAAAGTATTGGAATCAATTGCCGGTAAAACAAAACTGGTGATCGATTTTGGTGGTGGTATTAAGGAATTAAATGATGTGAATATAGTATTTGAATCAGGCGCCAGTCTTGCAACTATTGGCAGCATGGCTGTAAAATCGGAAGACCGCTTTGTACAATGGCTACAGCAATTTGGCGCACATCGCTTTCTGCTGGGAGCTGATGTAAGGGAGGAAAAGATAGCAGTTGGCGGATGGCTGGAAACCACCAATATATGGATCTATGATTTCCTCCGAAAGTATATTGACCATGGCGTTCAGCAGGTTTTTTGCACAGATGTTAGCAAAGATGGTAAACTCGAAGGTCCGGCCCTTGAGCTATATAGAAATATTTTAGCAGAATTTCCCAAGCTGCAGTTCATCGCTTCGGGTGGAGTTAGCAAAATTGATGATCTCTACCAGTTGGCTGATATTGGTTGCAGTGGCGCTATTGTAGGGAAAGCCATTTATGAAAACAGGATCAGCCTGGCTGACCTTACCCAGTTTAGGTAG
- the hisF gene encoding imidazole glycerol phosphate synthase subunit HisF, protein MLTKRIIPCLDIKDGRTVKGTNFVDLRDAGDPVELGKLYAEQGADELVFLDITATVERRKTLSELVNRISHEINIPFTVGGGISSVEDVRVLLQNGADKISVNTAAFKRPALLTELEKDFGSQCVVLAIDTRQEDDGEWYVYLNGGRTPTGRLCMDWAEEAVALGAGEILLTSMNHDGTKKGFAIDITRRLADRLSVPVIASGGGGAMEHFVDVFELGHADAALAASIFHFKEIGIPQLKEYLASKGIVVRR, encoded by the coding sequence ATGCTAACTAAAAGAATCATTCCCTGCCTCGATATAAAAGATGGCCGCACAGTCAAGGGGACCAATTTTGTGGACCTTCGTGATGCCGGCGATCCGGTTGAATTGGGAAAATTGTATGCAGAACAGGGAGCTGATGAATTGGTCTTCCTTGATATCACAGCCACAGTGGAAAGAAGGAAAACATTAAGTGAATTGGTCAACAGGATCAGTCACGAGATTAACATCCCCTTTACAGTAGGTGGTGGTATCAGTAGTGTGGAGGATGTTCGGGTATTATTACAAAATGGTGCTGATAAAATATCGGTCAATACGGCCGCCTTTAAAAGGCCGGCATTGCTTACTGAACTCGAAAAGGATTTTGGCAGCCAATGTGTGGTACTGGCTATCGATACCCGACAGGAAGATGACGGTGAATGGTATGTTTACCTAAATGGGGGAAGGACGCCTACCGGCAGGCTTTGTATGGATTGGGCAGAAGAAGCCGTGGCACTTGGTGCCGGTGAAATATTACTGACTTCGATGAACCATGACGGAACTAAAAAAGGCTTTGCCATTGATATTACAAGGCGGCTTGCTGATCGATTATCTGTTCCTGTTATAGCTTCCGGTGGGGGTGGCGCAATGGAACATTTTGTGGATGTATTTGAACTGGGGCATGCGGACGCCGCACTGGCCGCCAGTATTTTCCACTTTAAGGAAATCGGCATTCCTCAACTAAAGGAATACCTGGCTTCCAAAGGCATTGTGGTAAGGCGTTAA